Proteins encoded together in one Planctopirus ephydatiae window:
- a CDS encoding enolase C-terminal domain-like protein yields MAKATDLQIKDVTCAFEPIAFRTPLKFGDRVQKTAVLVNVDVVVESRDGKHKGQGYGSMPLGNLWSWPSSVCTPDQTEAAMKLFVEEIVNLAQICTEAGHPIDLVYHLAGEYPHLAKTLAVRNKMPEALPALAQLVAASALDAALHDAFGRMHQMSSYDVLTKKYMTFDLSEYLDKSFAGEYLDKYTSRAPAETLALYHLVGAVDPLATGDVAQKIGDGLPEHLGEWIVRDQLTHLKIKLRGNDPEWDRARILGVDQVATTTAPQTQWHYSLDFNEQCESADVVLSLLNFLKTDHPAIYDRIEYLEQPTHRDLASHAISMHEVAKLKPVVIDESLVDFDALVAARDLGYSGVAIKACKGQTESLLLAAAAQKFGMFLCVQDLTCPGASFLHSASLAAHLPGIKAVEGNGRQYCPAANKIWARDYPEVFTVKNGVIQTAAMNGPGLGF; encoded by the coding sequence ATGGCGAAGGCGACTGACCTCCAGATAAAAGACGTAACTTGCGCCTTTGAGCCGATTGCGTTTCGTACGCCTCTCAAATTCGGTGATCGAGTCCAGAAGACTGCAGTTCTGGTGAATGTCGATGTGGTCGTCGAATCGCGCGATGGAAAACACAAAGGACAGGGGTATGGGAGCATGCCCCTGGGGAACCTCTGGTCGTGGCCATCGTCGGTTTGCACGCCGGATCAGACCGAAGCGGCGATGAAGCTCTTCGTCGAGGAAATCGTCAATCTCGCTCAGATCTGTACGGAGGCAGGGCACCCCATCGATCTGGTTTATCATCTGGCTGGTGAATATCCCCACCTGGCAAAGACTTTAGCCGTGCGGAATAAAATGCCAGAGGCCCTTCCCGCATTGGCTCAACTGGTGGCCGCCAGTGCGTTGGATGCGGCTCTCCATGATGCCTTTGGTCGCATGCATCAGATGAGCAGTTACGACGTCCTCACCAAAAAGTACATGACCTTCGATCTTTCGGAGTATCTCGATAAATCGTTTGCGGGTGAGTATCTCGATAAGTACACCTCGCGAGCACCGGCCGAGACGTTGGCACTTTATCACCTGGTGGGAGCTGTCGACCCACTGGCAACTGGTGACGTGGCACAGAAAATCGGAGATGGCCTGCCGGAACATCTGGGCGAATGGATTGTTCGAGATCAATTGACGCATCTGAAAATCAAGCTCAGAGGGAATGATCCTGAGTGGGATCGTGCACGAATTTTAGGTGTCGATCAGGTGGCCACAACGACTGCGCCGCAGACACAGTGGCATTATTCTCTCGATTTCAACGAGCAGTGCGAATCCGCTGATGTTGTGCTCTCTTTGCTCAACTTTCTGAAGACGGATCACCCTGCCATTTATGACCGGATCGAGTATCTCGAGCAACCGACTCATCGCGATCTCGCATCCCATGCGATTTCCATGCATGAGGTGGCCAAGCTCAAGCCAGTGGTGATCGATGAATCACTGGTGGATTTTGATGCTCTGGTCGCTGCACGTGATCTGGGTTATTCAGGTGTGGCAATCAAGGCTTGCAAAGGGCAGACTGAATCCTTGTTACTCGCAGCGGCAGCACAAAAGTTTGGGATGTTTTTGTGTGTGCAGGATTTAACCTGCCCGGGAGCTTCGTTTCTGCATTCGGCGAGTCTGGCTGCTCACTTACCCGGTATCAAAGCTGTGGAAGGAAATGGTCGCCAGTATTGCCCGGCAGCCAACAAAATCTGGGCTCGCGACTACCCCGAAGTCTTTACGGTCAAGAATGGAGTGATCCAGACAGCCGCGATGAATGGGCCGGGCCTTGGTTTCTAA
- the fbaA gene encoding class II fructose-bisphosphate aldolase, whose translation MPIATPAQYAQMLDAAQKGGYAYPAVNVSSIVTINAALKAFSDKKSDGIIQVSTGGGQFASGQNVKDMAFGAIVLAEAAHRLAEKHNVLVALHTDHCQPAKVESFLKPLIAETARRRKAGLNNLFQSHMLDASELPLGENMALSKDLLKLCVENEIILEVEAGVVGGEEDGIDNSDHPAEKLYTTPEDMVAVHESLSDIGRFLFAATFGNVHGSYKPGAVKLRPDILKNGQDAVMKKYGASAEFDLVFHGGSGTPLEEIRETLGYGVVKMNIDTDTQYAFTRPIADHMFKNYLGVLKVDGEIGDKKQYDPRAYLKGAEVGMAARLGQACDDLLSTGKTLLG comes from the coding sequence ATGCCAATTGCCACCCCTGCGCAGTATGCCCAAATGCTAGACGCCGCTCAGAAGGGCGGATATGCCTATCCCGCAGTCAACGTCTCGTCGATCGTCACGATCAATGCAGCGCTGAAGGCGTTTTCTGACAAGAAGTCCGACGGCATCATTCAGGTTTCCACAGGTGGTGGCCAGTTTGCCTCAGGTCAAAACGTGAAAGACATGGCATTTGGAGCCATTGTTCTGGCAGAAGCTGCACACCGTCTTGCAGAAAAGCACAACGTGCTGGTGGCTCTCCATACTGATCATTGCCAGCCAGCCAAAGTCGAATCCTTCCTGAAGCCCCTGATTGCTGAAACAGCACGCCGTCGCAAGGCAGGGCTGAACAATCTTTTCCAGTCTCACATGCTGGATGCTTCGGAGCTACCACTGGGCGAGAACATGGCTCTTTCCAAAGATCTGCTCAAGCTCTGCGTGGAGAATGAAATCATTCTCGAAGTGGAGGCTGGTGTGGTAGGTGGTGAAGAAGACGGGATTGATAACTCAGACCATCCTGCTGAGAAGCTTTACACCACCCCGGAAGACATGGTGGCTGTCCATGAGTCTCTGAGTGATATTGGTCGCTTCCTGTTTGCTGCCACCTTTGGCAATGTCCACGGCAGTTACAAGCCAGGGGCCGTCAAACTTCGACCAGATATCCTCAAGAACGGTCAGGATGCCGTGATGAAGAAGTATGGCGCATCGGCTGAATTCGATCTGGTCTTCCATGGTGGTTCTGGCACGCCACTGGAAGAAATCCGTGAGACATTGGGCTATGGCGTGGTGAAGATGAACATCGACACCGATACTCAGTACGCCTTCACACGTCCTATTGCCGACCATATGTTCAAGAACTATCTCGGTGTGCTCAAAGTCGACGGCGAAATTGGTGACAAGAAGCAGTACGACCCACGTGCTTATCTGAAGGGGGCCGAAGTCGGAATGGCTGCCCGTCTGGGCCAGGCTTGCGACGATCTCCTCAGCACCGGCAAAACCCTCCTCGGCTAA